In a single window of the Verrucomicrobiia bacterium genome:
- a CDS encoding chemotaxis protein CheB yields the protein MSGVKREAIVIGASAGGIGALSEILPQLPANYPLPTFVVVHIPPDMKSLLPELFASKCRVQVKEAEDKETIRPGVVYFAPPDYHLLVETTGLLSLSSDEPELFSRPSINVLFESAEDAYGTGLVGIILTGASNDGAKGLHAISKAGGLAIVQDPKTAESSHMPESALESCPGALTLTSADIGALLARLPNDGKTDGQ from the coding sequence ATGTCCGGCGTGAAGCGTGAAGCCATCGTGATCGGCGCCTCCGCGGGGGGCATCGGCGCGTTGAGTGAGATTCTGCCGCAACTGCCCGCGAACTATCCCCTGCCCACTTTTGTCGTCGTCCATATTCCGCCGGACATGAAAAGCCTGCTGCCGGAATTGTTCGCGTCCAAATGCCGTGTCCAGGTGAAGGAGGCCGAGGACAAAGAAACTATTCGTCCTGGTGTGGTTTATTTTGCGCCGCCGGATTATCATTTGCTTGTGGAGACCACCGGCCTGCTGTCGCTCTCGAGTGATGAACCCGAACTTTTTTCCCGGCCTTCCATCAATGTGCTTTTCGAGTCGGCGGAAGATGCCTATGGTACTGGGCTAGTGGGTATTATTTTAACGGGTGCAAGCAATGATGGCGCTAAAGGTTTGCACGCTATTTCTAAAGCCGGCGGGCTCGCGATCGTGCAGGACCCTAAAACTGCCGAATCCAGCCACATGCCCGAATCCGCACTCGAATCCTGTCCGGGCGCGCTCACACTTACATCAGCAGACATAGGCGCGCTGCTCGCGCGGCTGCCCAACGATGGAAAAACTGATGGCCAATAA
- a CDS encoding LysR family transcriptional regulator has translation MDEPLDSRQLRAFVVLAETGSYTETARRLFVTHSAISHAMRALESTVGCRLLNNLNKKVMLTDAGEALLQHAQQVLEEMRRAKTNLNALNKWGSRRLRISAEAPLAGYFLNDVLVEFHHKFPNVMVSVELHNRCDAYAFLTANRTDLVFAEKPPVDGRFEFCPLFSDTFHVVMGPQHPWAVKKSVTLSEFPKAPFILHRNLARSQKMLADYLEKSGFQLNTVAEMDSLDSIKDFVRQTRAISILPTWAIECELRDGILVALPLGRRSFEQTWGFTRWTERALTHSESGFVHICRTVLMETAAKIKLKSTTFPTMQA, from the coding sequence ATGGATGAACCACTAGATAGCAGGCAGCTAAGAGCGTTTGTCGTCCTCGCGGAAACCGGCAGTTATACCGAGACCGCCCGCCGTCTTTTTGTCACGCACTCAGCCATCAGCCACGCGATGCGCGCACTGGAGAGCACGGTGGGGTGTCGCCTTTTGAACAACCTGAATAAAAAGGTCATGCTCACGGACGCCGGCGAGGCGCTACTTCAACATGCACAGCAGGTTTTGGAGGAAATGCGCCGCGCGAAAACAAATCTCAACGCGCTCAACAAATGGGGCTCGCGCCGTTTGCGCATCTCCGCCGAAGCACCGCTGGCAGGTTATTTTCTCAACGATGTGCTCGTGGAATTTCATCACAAATTTCCCAACGTCATGGTCAGCGTGGAATTGCACAACCGTTGTGATGCTTATGCTTTTCTCACGGCGAACCGCACCGACCTGGTATTTGCCGAAAAGCCGCCGGTGGATGGGCGCTTTGAATTTTGCCCGCTGTTCTCCGACACGTTTCACGTGGTCATGGGCCCACAACATCCCTGGGCGGTCAAAAAATCCGTGACGCTTTCAGAATTTCCCAAAGCGCCGTTCATCCTTCATCGCAACCTCGCGCGCTCCCAAAAAATGCTGGCGGACTACCTGGAAAAATCGGGTTTCCAACTCAACACCGTGGCGGAGATGGACAGTCTGGATTCAATCAAGGATTTCGTGCGCCAAACCCGCGCGATCAGCATCCTCCCGACGTGGGCAATCGAGTGCGAATTACGGGACGGAATATTGGTGGCGCTCCCATTGGGCCGCCGGTCATTTGAACAAACCTGGGGATTCACCCGTTGGACCGAGCGCGCACTGACTCATAGCGAGTCCGGCTTCGTCCATATTTGCCGAACGGTTCTGATGGAAACCGCCGCGAAAATAAAACTTAAATCCACTACGTTTCCAACCATGCAGGCCTGA
- a CDS encoding response regulator → MANKIILYAEDNPDDMLILKMAFKRAGFAHALHCVDDGQEAICWLRGDNRYADRKKYPLPDLLILDLKMPKKSGFDVLEWLKEKDELKHLPVVVLSSSDDARDLKRTAALGVTKYLQKSALCEEVIGFLKTV, encoded by the coding sequence ATGGCCAACAAGATCATATTATATGCGGAGGACAATCCGGACGATATGCTCATCCTCAAGATGGCTTTCAAACGCGCCGGGTTCGCGCATGCGCTTCATTGTGTGGATGATGGACAAGAGGCGATCTGCTGGCTGCGCGGTGATAACCGTTATGCCGACCGCAAAAAGTATCCTTTACCCGACCTGCTGATCCTGGATTTGAAGATGCCAAAAAAATCCGGGTTTGATGTATTGGAATGGCTTAAAGAAAAGGACGAGCTTAAGCATTTGCCGGTCGTCGTGCTCAGTTCATCGGACGATGCCCGGGACCTCAAACGAACGGCTGCATTAGGGGTGACGAAATATTTGCAAAAATCCGCTTTATGCGAGGAAGTGATCGGGTTTTTGAAAACGGTTTAA
- a CDS encoding ATP-binding protein, which yields MISKPPKLFFIFAICRKWRQIFRLLAFAVLMLPDGELVAKDIPPTSSVVFTNILEVRRAVITHGLGCGAVRLEGVVLWVSPTRDEFIFQDATAGVAVKMSLTNQPAFEPGERVRIEGACVVGSDGIADQPLIDNDGLHSGAEKSETAFFSAGLHPFFIEWFNGPAEYELSLDWANAHLRRQHVPTSAFFRDDPDASGGKIGGSLNYRYYEGEWKHVPDFSQLPVVKSGSFTNFNLHGLGHTNNIGMVISGYLDVPQDGQYQLWLRSDDGAKIFFGNGRLRLTDLGRGVMPLPREIFPGQAIPAEQDSQWAEVEGVITRVSESYGGLNLELSTSMGQAYLRVLAREHGPLTLLPQSRIKTLGICQNARSVDGQSVPSLWVAKASDITVEEVAEAQWLDHPLISLGSLTDATLPKTRGELIHASGKVIQKTGEKFLTLADKTGEVLFSTTQSPPGIGEQIEALGWYDASETNGLLQIGFYRTISQLPGSNPAALPLLTEAIQVKSLNRAEAARGYPVKIQGVITYRGATDYVLQDATASVYLLWANPDTRELPRIGDYWEMEGESTVEFAPNVRVHRATYLRPGVLPEPLHPTGEELINGSLDTKFVEIRGIATSIEKNIVTLLTRDGSVKLRLTGLDTNSLTDCEGALVRIRGICAPGRDKNQRLLPPLELLNASIVADEFPPANPFAAPLKHASDLLLFDANADNLRRVKIAGQVTQERQDEYFLMDGINGFRCEPKLDPKLEPGELIEAVGFPDISGPSPVLHEAVMRRLGKANLPPAVPLAEDALLNGKLDATLVEVQARLVGLSMQRTEQVLELQTGNRTFNARLPNRHGLLSGLLPGSKLALRGVYMGEGGDRASSREIDSFELLLDSPDDIRVLARPSWWNIRHALTMMCGMLVVLLLALVWITMLRRQVEERSRQLTAEIKSREQAEHQRALEGERARIAQDLHDDLGATLTEIRFLSAVESCDSLVPTATRTQMRKVSEKSHQLVSSLDEIVWAVNPANDSLSSLANYLCHVAEEFFRTTSIRCRLDVDESLPPMALNSEVRHNLCLSVREALNNIAKHSHATEAWLRIHWQRPALDIAVEDNGIGFVRGEREPSGNGLKNLRRRMEMIGGQFECESRAGEGTVCRIHLAFN from the coding sequence ATGATTTCGAAACCGCCGAAATTATTTTTCATTTTTGCCATCTGCCGCAAGTGGAGGCAAATCTTTCGGTTGCTTGCGTTCGCCGTTTTGATGCTGCCGGACGGCGAACTTGTGGCAAAAGATATTCCTCCAACTTCCTCCGTTGTCTTCACAAATATTCTCGAAGTGCGCCGCGCGGTGATCACGCATGGTCTGGGTTGCGGCGCCGTGCGGCTGGAAGGCGTCGTGCTCTGGGTGAGCCCCACGCGCGACGAATTTATTTTTCAAGACGCCACGGCCGGCGTGGCGGTGAAAATGAGTTTGACGAACCAACCCGCCTTTGAACCTGGCGAGCGGGTGCGCATCGAAGGCGCTTGTGTCGTCGGCAGCGATGGCATCGCCGACCAACCGCTCATTGACAATGACGGACTCCATTCCGGCGCGGAGAAATCGGAGACTGCATTTTTCTCCGCAGGTCTGCATCCATTTTTTATCGAGTGGTTCAATGGACCAGCAGAATATGAATTGAGCCTGGATTGGGCGAACGCACATCTGCGCCGCCAGCACGTGCCCACCTCCGCTTTTTTTCGCGATGACCCGGATGCCAGCGGCGGCAAAATCGGCGGCTCGTTGAACTACCGTTATTACGAAGGCGAATGGAAACACGTTCCCGATTTTTCGCAACTGCCCGTAGTTAAATCAGGAAGTTTTACCAACTTCAATCTTCATGGGTTGGGCCATACGAACAACATTGGCATGGTCATCTCCGGTTATTTGGATGTGCCGCAGGACGGGCAATATCAACTGTGGCTGCGGTCCGATGACGGCGCAAAAATATTTTTTGGCAATGGGCGGTTGCGCTTGACCGACCTTGGCCGCGGGGTCATGCCCCTGCCGCGGGAAATTTTTCCTGGCCAGGCCATTCCCGCAGAACAGGATTCGCAATGGGCCGAGGTCGAGGGCGTCATCACGCGCGTGAGCGAGAGCTATGGCGGCCTGAATCTCGAACTCAGCACCAGCATGGGCCAGGCGTATCTTCGCGTGCTGGCCCGCGAGCATGGGCCATTGACGCTGTTGCCGCAAAGCCGCATCAAGACTCTCGGCATCTGCCAAAATGCCCGTTCTGTGGATGGCCAATCGGTGCCGTCACTCTGGGTGGCAAAAGCCAGCGACATCACCGTCGAAGAAGTTGCCGAAGCCCAATGGCTGGATCATCCGCTGATTTCTTTGGGATCGCTCACCGATGCCACTCTGCCAAAAACTCGCGGCGAATTGATTCACGCCAGCGGCAAGGTCATTCAAAAGACCGGCGAGAAATTTCTTACGCTTGCGGATAAAACCGGCGAGGTTCTTTTTTCCACGACTCAATCGCCGCCCGGCATCGGAGAGCAAATCGAAGCGCTCGGCTGGTATGACGCGAGCGAAACAAATGGCTTATTGCAAATCGGATTTTACCGGACCATTTCGCAACTGCCGGGCAGCAATCCCGCGGCTCTGCCGCTGTTGACCGAAGCCATCCAGGTCAAAAGCCTGAACCGCGCCGAAGCCGCGCGCGGCTATCCGGTAAAAATCCAGGGCGTGATCACTTATCGTGGCGCGACCGACTACGTGCTTCAGGATGCCACCGCTTCGGTTTATCTTTTATGGGCCAATCCGGATACGCGCGAGTTGCCGCGCATCGGTGATTATTGGGAGATGGAGGGCGAATCCACAGTTGAATTTGCGCCGAACGTCCGGGTGCATCGCGCGACTTATTTGCGTCCGGGAGTTTTGCCTGAACCGTTGCACCCCACCGGTGAGGAATTAATCAATGGCAGCCTCGACACCAAGTTCGTGGAGATTCGCGGCATCGCGACTTCGATTGAAAAAAACATCGTCACATTATTGACGCGCGATGGCTCGGTGAAATTGCGTTTGACCGGGCTTGATACGAATTCGCTCACGGACTGTGAAGGCGCGCTCGTGCGGATTCGCGGTATCTGCGCTCCGGGGCGCGATAAAAATCAAAGGTTGCTGCCGCCGCTTGAGTTGTTGAATGCCTCGATTGTTGCCGATGAATTTCCGCCGGCCAACCCGTTCGCCGCCCCGCTCAAACACGCGTCCGATCTGCTGCTGTTCGACGCGAATGCGGATAATTTGCGTCGCGTGAAAATTGCGGGGCAAGTGACTCAGGAACGGCAGGACGAATATTTTCTGATGGACGGCATCAACGGTTTTCGTTGCGAGCCGAAATTGGATCCCAAACTGGAACCGGGTGAATTGATCGAAGCGGTTGGTTTTCCCGACATCAGCGGCCCTTCGCCGGTTTTGCATGAAGCGGTCATGCGGCGGCTGGGCAAAGCGAATTTGCCGCCGGCCGTTCCGCTGGCTGAAGATGCACTGTTGAATGGAAAACTGGATGCGACGCTGGTTGAGGTGCAGGCGCGGCTCGTCGGCTTGAGCATGCAACGCACGGAACAGGTGCTGGAATTGCAGACTGGCAATCGCACTTTCAACGCGCGGCTGCCGAATCGGCACGGGTTGTTGTCGGGGCTTTTGCCGGGAAGCAAGCTCGCGTTGAGGGGCGTGTATATGGGTGAAGGCGGCGACCGCGCGTCCAGCCGTGAAATTGATTCGTTTGAGTTGCTGCTCGATTCGCCCGATGACATTCGCGTGCTGGCGCGTCCGTCGTGGTGGAACATTCGCCATGCGTTGACGATGATGTGCGGGATGCTGGTCGTGCTGTTGCTCGCGCTGGTTTGGATCACGATGCTGCGGCGGCAGGTTGAGGAACGCTCGCGACAACTGACGGCGGAAATCAAAAGCCGCGAGCAGGCCGAGCATCAACGCGCGCTGGAAGGCGAACGCGCGCGCATCGCCCAGGATTTGCACGATGATCTCGGCGCGACGCTGACGGAAATCCGTTTTTTGAGCGCGGTGGAAAGTTGCGATTCGCTCGTGCCCACCGCCACGCGCACGCAGATGCGAAAGGTTTCCGAGAAATCGCATCAGTTGGTTTCTTCGCTGGATGAAATCGTCTGGGCGGTCAATCCGGCGAATGATTCGCTGTCGAGTCTCGCAAATTATTTATGCCACGTGGCGGAGGAGTTTTTTCGCACGACCTCCATCCGTTGCCGGCTGGACGTGGATGAATCGCTGCCGCCGATGGCCTTGAACTCTGAAGTGCGCCATAATCTTTGCCTGTCTGTTCGCGAAGCGCTGAATAATATCGCCAAACATTCCCACGCCACGGAAGCGTGGCTGCGCATTCATTGGCAGAGGCCGGCGCTGGACATCGCGGTTGAGGATAATGGCATCGGTTTCGTTCGCGGCGAGCGCGAGCCTTCGGGCAACGGATTAAAAAACCTGCGCCGGCGAATGGAAATGATCGGCGGACAGTTTGAATGCGAAAGCCGCGCCGGGGAAGGCACGGTTTGCCGGATACATCTGGCTTTCAATTAA
- a CDS encoding CheR family methyltransferase, translating to MKTSAVETEEIELRLLLEAIFQKYHYDFRGYSTASLKRRLAQALDRLECKSFSQLQDRVLHDDSLLPYLIGFLTVQVSEMFRDPSYFLCLRRNVLPHLKTYPSLKVWVAGCCTGEELYSMVILFREEGLENRTIFYATDINTHSLEKAKAGVYELDRIALFTKNHHESGSKVSLSNYYTAAYGAARFDKSLRERAVFSDHSLVSDAVFAEAQLISCRNVLIYFNRDLQNRALGLFKDSLVRKGFLGLGSRESLRFSSHTADFSDFARNERIYQKEESK from the coding sequence ATGAAAACCTCCGCCGTCGAAACTGAAGAGATTGAGTTGCGTCTTTTGCTGGAGGCAATCTTTCAGAAATACCACTACGACTTCCGTGGTTATTCGACAGCGTCACTCAAGCGGCGGCTGGCGCAAGCCCTGGACCGGCTCGAGTGCAAAAGTTTTTCGCAGCTTCAGGACCGGGTGTTGCACGACGATTCCCTGCTGCCCTACCTGATCGGTTTTTTAACCGTGCAGGTGAGTGAGATGTTTCGCGACCCTTCCTATTTTCTTTGTTTGCGGCGGAACGTCCTGCCGCATTTGAAAACCTATCCGTCATTAAAAGTGTGGGTGGCCGGCTGCTGCACCGGCGAAGAATTATATTCGATGGTGATCCTTTTTCGTGAAGAAGGATTGGAGAATCGCACGATATTTTATGCCACGGACATCAATACGCATTCGCTGGAAAAAGCCAAGGCGGGCGTGTATGAACTGGATCGCATCGCCCTCTTCACAAAAAACCATCATGAGTCCGGCAGCAAAGTCTCCTTGTCCAACTATTACACTGCGGCTTACGGCGCGGCGAGGTTCGACAAGAGTTTGCGCGAGCGGGCCGTGTTCTCGGACCACAGCCTCGTTTCGGACGCCGTGTTCGCCGAAGCGCAACTTATCTCCTGCCGGAACGTATTGATTTATTTCAATCGCGACTTGCAAAACCGCGCGCTGGGGCTTTTTAAAGATTCACTCGTGCGCAAGGGTTTTTTAGGATTGGGTTCGCGCGAGAGCCTGCGTTTTTCTTCTCATACGGCGGATTTTTCCGATTTTGCACGAAATGAACGCATTTATCAGAAGGAGGAAAGCAAGTGA
- a CDS encoding response regulator, translated as MKQGSPGEPGHTKSKSRLLIVIFTIAATLLVLSMVVVFRAGHIAILAQDRMNSQLEAVSELQEWLSTVKDAETGQRGYLLTGEESYLQPYTDALQKLKTDSVALENLVSAGQLSREDVARTAGLVQEKINELAETIRLRNEKDLAQALLVVRSDHGKITMDQIRMNIQALLKTARENYNEATQEADRISFWRSATFFIVTIVNLAFLTWAFQTIRRQEWLQFGRMQLGEKLSGDPQLHDLTAKALTFLAEYLGAQSGVLYVDDGGAFRRSAVYALPDPQKVPEKFSPGEGLPGQAVRDKRSFVVRALPEGYINVGSALGKSAPRQIIIAPIRVEESVNAVVELGFLDSVPGAALEFLDDISEPTSVALRSAQYRTRLQELLEETQRQSEELQSQSEELRVSNEELAEQGRALKESQVRLEQQQAELEQSNSQLEEQTQILEGQKDDLSRAKIELENQAAVVEQASRYKSDFLANMSHELRTPLNSSLILAKLLADNREGNLSAEQIKYAQTIQSAGNDLLTLINDILDLAKVEAGRLDLKPEAFLLPSLVESLNGLFDPVAEGKGLKLRMTLAPDAPQTLETDRKRLEQVLKNLLSNAIKFTEKGEVSLNISRKPGGIAFAVQDTGIGIAEQHQKIIFEPFRQADPATDRKYGGTGLGLSISRELVRLMGGTITVTSELGRGSVFIVVLPEVYKPAKFLTPKSAQDINPLRHEAAPASPPSAPQPALKHVPRVPDDRERLTADSRMILLVEDDALFAGILADLAHELDFQVLIAQSAEESLVLARQFQPSAIILDIGLPDNSGMFVLERLKGDSRTRHIPVHVVSGNDYSEPALAMGAVGYMLKPVKREQLVEAFHKLEFRLTQRLRRVLVVEDDKVQLDSLKRLLGSRDVETVGVRTAAECLENLKSSTFDCMVLDLSLPDASGFSLLETLSAEEAYSFPPVIIYTGRDLSADEEQRLRKYSKSIIIKGAKSPERLLDEVTLFLHQIVSSLPAEKQQMLEKARHRDAAFEDKCILIAEDDVRNIFALTSLLEPKGVRTRIARNGREALRELEAAGKDPSKRVDLVLMDIMMPEMNGLDAMRAIRKNSEWQRLPIIALTAKAMKNDQEQCIQAGANDYLAKPLDVDKLLSLIRVWMPR; from the coding sequence ATGAAACAAGGCTCCCCGGGAGAACCTGGCCACACAAAATCGAAAAGCCGTCTGTTGATCGTCATCTTCACGATCGCCGCGACGCTGCTGGTGCTCAGCATGGTCGTGGTTTTCCGGGCTGGGCATATCGCGATCCTGGCCCAGGACCGGATGAACAGCCAACTTGAGGCGGTCAGCGAATTACAGGAATGGTTGTCCACGGTCAAGGATGCCGAAACCGGCCAGCGCGGTTATTTGCTCACGGGCGAGGAAAGTTATTTGCAGCCGTACACCGATGCGCTGCAAAAACTGAAAACCGATTCCGTCGCGCTGGAAAATCTGGTTTCCGCCGGACAATTATCCCGGGAGGATGTGGCGCGAACCGCTGGTTTGGTCCAGGAAAAAATCAACGAACTGGCAGAGACCATTCGCTTGCGAAATGAAAAAGATCTGGCGCAGGCATTGTTGGTCGTGCGGAGCGATCACGGCAAAATAACGATGGACCAAATCCGGATGAACATTCAGGCGTTGCTTAAGACCGCGCGGGAAAATTATAATGAGGCCACCCAGGAGGCCGACCGCATCAGCTTCTGGCGTTCGGCGACTTTTTTCATCGTGACCATCGTCAACCTCGCGTTTCTGACCTGGGCTTTTCAAACCATCCGGCGCCAGGAATGGCTGCAATTTGGCCGGATGCAATTAGGTGAGAAATTATCCGGCGATCCGCAACTCCACGATTTGACGGCGAAGGCGCTGACGTTTTTGGCGGAGTATTTGGGCGCGCAGTCGGGTGTGCTTTATGTGGATGACGGCGGGGCTTTTCGGCGTTCGGCGGTTTACGCTTTGCCTGACCCGCAGAAAGTCCCGGAAAAATTTTCACCCGGAGAAGGTTTGCCGGGACAAGCCGTGCGGGACAAGCGGTCGTTCGTCGTGCGGGCGCTTCCCGAAGGATACATCAACGTCGGGTCAGCGTTGGGAAAGAGCGCGCCGCGCCAGATCATCATCGCGCCGATTCGCGTGGAGGAATCCGTCAATGCGGTGGTCGAACTGGGCTTTCTCGATTCGGTTCCCGGCGCGGCGCTGGAGTTTCTCGACGATATCAGCGAGCCCACAAGTGTGGCGCTACGCTCGGCGCAATATCGCACCCGCTTGCAGGAATTATTGGAAGAGACGCAGCGCCAATCCGAAGAACTTCAGTCTCAGAGCGAGGAACTTCGCGTGTCCAATGAGGAACTTGCCGAGCAGGGCCGCGCTTTAAAGGAATCCCAAGTGCGGCTTGAACAGCAACAAGCCGAACTCGAGCAATCCAATTCACAATTGGAGGAGCAAACACAAATTCTTGAAGGACAGAAGGACGATCTGTCTCGCGCGAAAATCGAACTTGAAAATCAAGCCGCCGTGGTCGAGCAGGCGAGCCGTTACAAATCGGATTTCCTCGCCAATATGTCCCATGAATTGCGCACGCCGCTCAATTCCTCGCTCATCCTCGCCAAACTCCTCGCCGATAATCGCGAGGGAAATCTGTCCGCCGAACAGATCAAATATGCGCAGACGATCCAGTCCGCGGGCAACGACCTGCTGACGCTCATCAATGACATCCTGGACCTCGCCAAGGTCGAGGCGGGGCGACTCGATTTGAAGCCGGAGGCATTTCTGCTGCCCAGCCTCGTCGAAAGCTTGAATGGATTATTTGACCCGGTCGCCGAAGGCAAGGGTTTGAAATTGCGCATGACGCTCGCGCCGGACGCGCCGCAGACGCTCGAAACCGACCGCAAGCGGCTTGAGCAAGTCCTCAAAAATCTTTTATCCAACGCCATCAAATTTACTGAGAAAGGCGAAGTGAGCCTTAACATCAGCCGCAAGCCGGGCGGCATCGCGTTTGCGGTGCAGGACACGGGCATCGGAATCGCCGAGCAGCATCAGAAAATTATTTTTGAGCCCTTCCGCCAGGCGGATCCGGCGACCGACCGCAAGTACGGCGGCACCGGCCTGGGACTCTCGATCTCGCGTGAACTGGTCCGGTTGATGGGCGGGACCATCACGGTCACCAGCGAACTCGGGCGCGGGAGCGTGTTCATCGTCGTGCTGCCCGAGGTTTATAAACCCGCAAAATTTCTCACGCCAAAGTCCGCCCAGGACATCAATCCGCTCAGACATGAGGCCGCGCCCGCCTCGCCTCCATCGGCGCCGCAGCCCGCATTGAAACATGTGCCGCGCGTGCCGGATGACCGCGAACGATTGACCGCGGATTCCCGGATGATCCTGCTCGTCGAAGACGATGCTTTATTCGCCGGAATCCTCGCCGACCTGGCGCACGAACTGGATTTTCAAGTCCTCATCGCGCAAAGCGCCGAGGAATCCCTGGTGCTCGCGCGGCAATTCCAGCCGAGCGCCATCATCCTCGACATCGGCTTGCCGGATAATTCCGGCATGTTCGTTTTGGAACGGCTTAAGGGAGATTCGCGCACACGGCACATTCCAGTGCATGTCGTTTCGGGAAATGATTATTCGGAACCGGCGCTCGCCATGGGCGCGGTCGGCTACATGCTCAAGCCCGTCAAACGCGAGCAACTGGTCGAGGCGTTTCATAAATTGGAATTTCGCCTCACCCAGCGGTTGCGCCGGGTGCTGGTCGTCGAGGATGACAAGGTGCAACTCGACAGCTTGAAACGCCTCCTCGGTTCGCGCGATGTCGAAACCGTCGGCGTGCGCACGGCGGCGGAATGCCTCGAAAATTTGAAGTCGTCCACCTTCGATTGCATGGTGCTCGATTTGAGTTTGCCGGACGCGTCGGGTTTTTCGCTCCTTGAGACGTTGAGCGCGGAGGAGGCTTATTCTTTTCCGCCGGTGATCATTTATACCGGGCGCGATTTGAGCGCCGACGAAGAACAGCGGCTGAGAAAATATTCCAAATCCATCATCATCAAAGGCGCCAAATCTCCCGAGCGGTTGCTGGATGAAGTCACGCTCTTCCTTCACCAGATCGTCTCCAGCCTGCCGGCGGAAAAACAGCAGATGCTGGAAAAAGCTCGCCATCGCGATGCCGCCTTTGAGGATAAATGCATCCTCATCGCCGAGGATGACGTGCGAAATATTTTCGCGCTCACTTCCTTGCTCGAGCCCAAGGGCGTGAGGACGCGCATCGCGCGAAACGGCCGCGAGGCGTTGCGCGAATTGGAAGCGGCCGGCAAAGATCCTTCGAAACGCGTGGATCTCGTGCTCATGGACATCATGATGCCGGAGATGAACGGGCTCGACGCCATGCGCGCGATCCGAAAAAATTCCGAGTGGCAGCGGCTACCCATCATCGCCCTGACCGCCAAGGCGATGAAAAACGACCAGGAGCAATGCATCCAGGCCGGTGCAAACGATTATCTCGCCAAGCCGCTCGACGTGGACAAACTCCTCTCGCTGATTCGAGTCTGGATGCCGAGATGA
- a CDS encoding ATP-binding protein: MANKTVKFLLVDDLEANLLALGGLLKRDHLELLMASSGKAALELLLIHDIALAFVDVQMPEMNGFELAELMRGTERTRRVPIIFLTAGATDQERRFRGYDAGAVDFLTKPIEAHVLQSKANVFFELARQHQELQAVAEEKARLISSLSEAQRELQIHAENLDRRVRERTASLEETNKHLEAFCYTIAHDLRGPMRAQNGFAQILLEEYGDALGDTGRDLTMRIQAAAKRQENLIDDLLAYSRVSRDEMSVNRENLHRIVSDVCEEMSYFIKEAKAELTLEPFDFKVRAHEMSLRLAITNLLSNALKFRKPGGTPRIEIHAERNGECTRLWIMDNGIGIAPEYFEKIFEVFQRLHKTSEYPGTGVGLAIVKKAVERMGGRVGLEAEESVGSRFWIELKNAD, encoded by the coding sequence ATGGCCAATAAAACCGTAAAATTTTTACTCGTTGACGATCTGGAGGCCAACCTGCTGGCGCTGGGCGGCTTGCTGAAGCGCGACCACCTGGAACTGCTCATGGCGAGTTCGGGCAAGGCGGCGCTGGAATTGTTGTTGATCCATGACATCGCGCTCGCCTTCGTGGATGTGCAGATGCCGGAGATGAATGGTTTTGAACTCGCCGAATTGATGCGCGGCACGGAACGCACCCGCCGCGTTCCCATCATTTTTCTGACCGCCGGCGCGACGGACCAGGAACGGCGGTTTCGCGGTTACGATGCGGGCGCGGTGGATTTCCTGACGAAACCCATCGAGGCGCACGTGCTTCAAAGCAAGGCCAACGTCTTTTTTGAACTCGCGCGCCAGCACCAGGAATTGCAGGCCGTCGCGGAGGAAAAAGCGCGCCTGATTTCTTCGCTGAGCGAGGCCCAGCGGGAATTGCAAATCCATGCGGAAAACCTGGACCGCCGCGTGCGCGAACGCACCGCTTCACTCGAAGAAACGAACAAGCACCTGGAAGCATTCTGCTATACCATCGCCCACGATTTGCGCGGCCCCATGCGCGCGCAAAACGGTTTCGCGCAAATTCTGCTTGAAGAATATGGCGACGCGCTGGGCGATACCGGCCGCGACTTGACGATGCGCATCCAGGCCGCCGCCAAGCGCCAGGAAAATTTGATTGATGATCTGCTGGCGTACTCGCGGGTGAGCCGCGATGAGATGTCGGTGAATCGCGAGAACCTTCACCGCATCGTTTCAGATGTATGCGAGGAAATGTCCTATTTCATAAAGGAAGCGAAGGCAGAGCTTACATTAGAGCCGTTTGACTTCAAAGTGCGTGCCCACGAAATGTCCTTGCGCCTGGCGATCACCAACCTGCTTTCCAACGCGCTCAAATTTAGAAAACCCGGCGGGACGCCTCGCATTGAAATCCACGCCGAACGGAACGGCGAATGCACCCGCCTTTGGATCATGGACAATGGCATTGGCATCGCCCCGGAATATTTTGAGAAGATTTTTGAAGTCTTTCAACGCCTTCACAAAACCAGCGAATATCCCGGCACGGGCGTGGGCCTCGCCATCGTGAAAAAAGCGGTCGAACGCATGGGTGGTCGCGTGGGTTTGGAAGCCGAGGAATCCGTCGGCAGCCGTTTTTGGATCGAACTTAAGAATGCGGATTAA